Part of the Triticum aestivum cultivar Chinese Spring chromosome 4D, IWGSC CS RefSeq v2.1, whole genome shotgun sequence genome is shown below.
gtagaatatgtaggagccaatatgagcatccaggttccactattggttattgaccggagacgtgtctcggtcatgtctacatagttctcgaacccgtagggtccgcacgcttaaaagttcggtgacgatcggtattatgagtttatgtgttttgatgtaccgaaggtagttcggagtcccagatatgatcatggacatgacgaggagtctcgaaatggtcgagacataaagatcgatatattggatgactatgtttggacttcggaagagTTCCGAGAGAGTTTGGacgaataccggagtaccggaaccccccggggagtgtaatgggcctcatgggccttggtggagagaggaaggggcggccagggcaggccgcgcgccccctccccctctagtccgaattggactaggaaggggggggcgccccctttttccttccccctctcccctccttccttccttccttctcctactcatggaaggggtggaatcccactcctggtgggagtaagactccccttggggcgcgcctaggaggccggcctcctccccctcctccactcctttatatacgggggaggggggcaccccatagacacacaagttgatcattgatctcttagccgtgtgcggtgcccccctccatcataatccacctcggtcatatcgtagcggtgcttaggcgaagccctgcatcggtagcttcatcatcaccgtcatcacaccgtcgtgctaacggaactctccctcgaagctctactggatcgtgagttcgtgggacgtcaccgagctgaacgtgtgcagatcgcggaggtgtcgtacgttcggtactaggatcggtcgatcgtgaagacgtacgattacatcaaccgcattgtcataacgcttccgcttacggtctacgagggtacgtggacgacactctcccctctcgttgctatgcatcaccatgatcttgcgtgtgcgtaggaatttttttgaaattactacgttccccaacaaaaacaacAGGGCAAGAGCACCACCAACTTTTCATCTCTTTTCGATTCAAAGTATGCCTTTTCATCCCCTTTGATGAAAAATTTGCTTCTGTCTAACGCTTTCAGGGCTTGAAGAAGGTTTAACATTGCGCGAGATATATTTTCCCCAAAATAAATTATTATGATATAATCAAGACTTTCATGGCCACGAGGATTAGCTCGATAAATTAGTTGTGTTATCTTCTTTTATGTAAATTTTAGTTCTGACTGTAAATTTAATAAGTTGATAGGACCTTGTTAAATTTATATATTAGTATTTTGACATGTTGCATTCTTGGCAAAAAAATACTGCTTGGACCACCCTGGCCCAAAATTCTGACTACGCCGACCATTGAGAACATAAAAATATTTCATAATTAGCGGCTTAGCTTGTTGTGTGCCCGCCTTAAAAAAGAGCAGCGTACGTAAATGAGATCGTTAGGGGCTTGCAGACACAACTTGAGAGATGTAAAATTCCCCTTTTTTTCTTGTCATTCTTTAACAGGGCAGCGAGACCACTAACAATCAAAATAAACAAAAACTGGGAGAGGGGATCATCTTGTTTTTTAGAATGAAGATGCTAAAGTTGTCTGGCTTTAAATTATTAAAGCCCACACAAAGACAACGTAACATAAGATTCAGAGTACAAGCACTGAACGTTCAACGATCAAGAGTAGCTTACAGGGCAAAAGCCTAGCGGAGCGTGCAGGCTCAAGATGAAAAAAGGTCACCACTACCCTAAGTAGCAACAAGAGGTTCAAGACGAACAAAAGTCAACACAATCCTAAGCAGCAACAGGAGGCACTCTGGGGATCACCTTGCTGAAGCCTCATTTATCAATTGCATCTGTTTTTTGCGCCATGGTTGCAACGGGGTACTATGACATCAAATGTCACGAATCAAGATCATAAAATATTCTGGACACCAAAGCTTGTCCAAGATGTAGCCACTTGGTTGAAGACCGTGAGCATCTCTTTTCTTTTGCCCAACAACTCGACGATTTGGCGGGCAACAGACATCTGCCGTACGACCACGCCTATTGGAGATCTCTTGAACACAACTCTACCAGCACAATTGCCCACTTTGGTTCGCCCTTTCATGCTACTTCTCATCCTTACGAAAATTTGGGAAGCAAGAAACAAGAAAGTTTTTCAAGGGCTTCACATTGATGCTTCCGTTTCTATTAGAGTTACCATCGACGATTTGATTATTTGGTCTCATCTGCTTAAGTCTGAAAATCTAAAGGGCCACTCCGGTATGTGGCGTGAGTTCCTCTCCTCACAACAGTTGTGAAGTCTGAACATTTGTTGACTTctgaaatatattcaggtgggaccccccccccccccacacacacacacacacatttcaaaaaGTAAAATAGAACATGTTTCAATTGATCTTTGTGCCAGGGCAACGGATCATCTAGTtcgtgaagatcgggccaccctagAGTTTCCCCTATATCAAATAtggtatgtactccctccatttgtaattataagacgttttagatgcACATGAATAAAGATGAGTGAATATACACACTAAAACACGTCTGGATACATACAAATCTTAGAAAATACAGTAGAGAAAATCTAAAACattttatatttaggaacagagggagtatctttttatataaaaaaatccaTATATAAAGTTTCATAAGAAGTACAGCCGTGCATTGTGAACGAGTGTTTGTTTGATCTGGATAAAGTTGATTGGATAAGTGGGTCGAATTGGATCAACGTGGCTATCAACCTATAACCACTTCCCTGACGATCGGGGTCAGATATCCAAATCGAAATCCATGTTAATCCAAGCATAGTTTCAGGAAACCCAGCCCCAGTCTATCAATCCAAAGCCGCGCGCATCCAATGGACGGATGAGAAATGTTCCACCAAAAATCCAACGGACGTGGAAATCCCGCTATCCGTGCGGAACACAGTATCGACCGACCGACCGAACCCGTGTGCCGAAAGCCCGAAGCAACGAGATTCCACTCATCTAACGCGTCGCCACGCCATCACTCGGCTGCGGCTCCGCGACCCGTCTCCTCCTCCCCCTCACCGGCCGTCTCCCCGCACCGCCCACCAATCCAACTCCGAATCGTCCTCCCCACACCCCGAGGTCGCCGGTCGCCGCAGCGCGGCAGAAGCCGGCGGAGAGGCTAACCGAAGCGGCAGAGGGGTTTGATCCGGGAAAGCATGAGCCTGGCCTCCCGCGCCCCCCGGCGTCGAGCTCGAATCGGGAGATAGGAATTCGCGGAGGAGGAGATGTCCTCCTCGCAGTCGCAGGAGGGGAAATCCGCGGGCGCTGggagggcgcaggaggagcggCCTTCCAAGGCCTGGGGGCTCCTCGTCTTCGGCCTCGTCGGCGCCGCCACCGCGACCCTCGCCGTGAGCAACCCCACCCACCTCCCTCTCCGTCCTTAGCGCTTCCCCTCTCACGTTGTTCTAGCTTGGTACATTTAGTTCTGGCTTGTAATAATCGCGGTGTGCGTGATCAGGCAGCCTCGCTTGCTCGTTTAGTATCACGGCTTCCATGACGATTTGCTCCATTTAGTTCCGGCTTAACTGCAGTCTGCTGTACCATTCACAATTCCGCATCAACTCTGTTGTGGAAAGCACCGCTGCTCTTCTGAAGGATTTAGCGTTTCTTATGCTATTTACATCCTCCTGTTGTTTGAAGTACATGGCACCTGACTTGAATCCTGTTAGTAATGCTCTTGAACCAGAGCAAGGCCCTCCTCTTGAGATTACACGAGCACAGCAAATGGGTAAATGTTATGCTTAGGACTGCACTACCACACTCCCTGTCTTGCGTGCGAGGTGTGTTGCTACGACCTATCAGTAATATGAGGTTACTGCCAATTGCTTGGCCTCTTTGTTATCTTTGTGATATTCAACTTGCTCGAAGATAAAAGGTATTTTAGTATCTTCTGCTACATTTCATTTGATCgacatttttatttgtattttcCTCTGTGACAGGTTGGCCACGTTCGTAAAAGTGTTGATTGGTTCTACACTCAGGTACCTTACTTAAGTCAATGTTATTTTCTTCTTCGATTTGCCCCTTCTAAACTGTCGGAAACGGCATTTTAGATCATCATGATTGGTGGTTGTGAGCTTGTTTACCCCAAATTTGTGTTTATGTCTAGAGTCTTCAGCAATACTATGTTTTGTAGTTCGTTGTTTTTTATGGGAAATAGCAGAAGGATCCTTAGGTGGATGTAATGGTCTGATGAGAATCATTATCTAGCTCTCTAAAATTTAGTACTGTTCATCTTGCTCTCTAAAATTTAGTACTGTTTGGTGTTTAAGATTTTGCCAAGGTTAGCCTCTCGTCATTGTCTTTGGCCTATACTAGTACTAAGATAGACCATCTAGCGATCTCACTTTTGTATTGCCAGAATTATATTGGTTCAGTTATTAGTCCAATGTGAACTATACTTCGAAGACATAGGGAGAACCAATAGGGGATGACGAATTTATCATCCTGTACTCAGTTATACGCTCAGTTTTCATTGCCTTTTGACTTCTAAGTGTTTATTTATATGCTATTTTTTCCTGCTGCTCTTCCGTGAAAAGCTGAATAAGGTGCAGACAACATCTTCTTGGAGGAAGACAAGTAAAAGCTCCACCGGTGGAACTTTTAGTGACGATGCTAGGAGAAGATATTATCAACGTATGCAGCAGGAATTTGAGGATGAACAGGAAAGAGTTGTGAGTTCATTGAACTGTTCACACTATTTACCTTTTTAGAACTTAGAATTTTTGAAATTATGCtcgctatatatatatgtgtgttgcCTCAGAACATTGCCTGCAGTAAATGTAATGTGAATCCATGAGAAATTGCATTGTGCTAAATTAGTAACTTCTTGTCCTAACCCCAAATTTTAGTTTCTCAAACATTGCCCTAAGAGTTACTTTCTCTGTTTACTCCTTCAGTATGCTGATCTTTTGTTATTTTGGCCAGCAAAGAATAAGGCACATGCAAAGTGTTTTCAACCGAGAGAGGAACAAATTCAGGAAAAGTTATGAAAGTTGGAAGGAGAATGGGCCCCCAGGTGGATATAATTACATCCCGCGGGATGACTGGTATTGGCAGTCAGATACGCCTAACTCGGAAAATAAAAATAGGCGGACTTATACTCCGGCAGGACCTAGGGGTTATCCTATGTCGCATCATTACACCGTTCTTGGTCTTGATAGGTATTTTCATGCCTATTTAAACCTCTAGCTGTATATTTCTGTTCATCTTTCAATCTGCTTATGGCATGGTTGCCGGTTCTTCACGGTCATACCTTTGTGAGGGACTTATTTTGTAGCCTTGCACAGGATTAAAAGTGGAATGCGTGTTTATGAGTGATCAGTTGACTCGTTGTGCACTTGAATGAGAGCCTCAGATTGTATGTTGCAAATCCAAAAGAAGGGAGATGACGCATTTGGTAGATTTGCAAGCTCTATAGAGGATTTCATATGAACATCCATTGACTTGACTTCCTTAATTACGTGTACTATGTTCTGGATTATACGTCAGTCAGATGATCAATTTTTTTGTATCACCAATATGATCTTTTTGGAATTGACTTCTATGATCACTTGTTTTAAGAAAATAAGCTGTCATACTTTGCTTCagtaatccctccccagaccccaccttgtgtgggagcttctatgcactgggtctgtcctttacTTTGCTTCAGTAATGCCAATTTTTACGAGTCAAGGACCACATACCTTAATGGACCTTTGGTAGTAGCAAGTTGACAGGGTACATCACGAAGCAACTTGCAGCCGTCCGACATCAGGTGTCAGGATCATTATTGCATTGCTGTGCTGTGCTGTGTAAAATATTTGTCTTGTTTCTCAAACAAAGAGGTTCCCAGTTTGTTACTATCTTAAGAAAATATTAATTGAAGTACTTTGAAAAGCATCTATAACACCAAACTTGTTCTTTACTAATTATAATTA
Proteins encoded:
- the LOC123095979 gene encoding uncharacterized protein encodes the protein MSSSQSQEGKSAGAGRAQEERPSKAWGLLVFGLVGAATATLAVGHVRKSVDWFYTQLNKVQTTSSWRKTSKSSTGGTFSDDARRRYYQRMQQEFEDEQERVQRIRHMQSVFNRERNKFRKSYESWKENGPPGGYNYIPRDDWYWQSDTPNSENKNRRTYTPAGPRGYPMSHHYTVLGLDRSRGTPYTDAEVKNAFRTKAMEVHPDQNQDNRETAEEEFKEVVKSYEAIKLERKNNAS